In the genome of Paenarthrobacter ilicis, the window ACAGAGCCGTGCCCATGATCACAGTGGATGGAATCGCCACCCATTGCCGCCCCTTCCGGTCCATCAACTTACCGGCAGGGTAAAACACCAGCATGTCTATTGCTCCGGACAGGCCGAACAGCAGGGAGGCATGCGTGGCATCCAAGCCCACTTGATCAGCCCACAGTGGGATAACCACTTGGCGTGAAGCACGCAGCGCACTCAAAAGCAGGATGCCGAACCCCACCGTCAAGAAGATTCCGGCATGCGAAGCCGCCACGGTCCGCAAAGTAGACGCCGGCGGACGCAGCCCGCTGTCGCCCGACTCCGGCACCACGAGGTCCGGAATAGTGAGGGACAAGGCGGCGGCCGCCATCATTCCGGCGAACCCCACCCAGTACGCTCCACTGATTCCGGCGAACTGCATCACAGCGGCACCCACGAACGGCCCAATGAAAATGCCGATCCGGGTCACGCCGCCCAGGGTGGACAGCGCCCTGGCCCTGAAGACCACCGGCACGGCTTCGGTGAGAAACTTCTGCCGGGCCAGGTTGAAGACGCTGGCGGACATTCCCACCAGGGTCATGGACGCAGCCAGCAGCCACAGCCCGTTCTCCATGTGCGGTGCGAAGGTCGCAGCACCCAAGGCAATCGCCCCCAGGGCTCCGGCCCCCACAATGGACCACCGCTCCCCGAACTTCTCCGTAATGATTGATGCCGGGATGTTGAATATCCAGGAACCAAGTCCGATCAGAGTAACGATGAGCGCCGAGACAGCCACGGAGGCGCCGAGGTCCCGGGCGGAAAGCGCAATCACCGGAAGGACAGCACCTTCACCGATACAGAACAGCAGCGCCGGCCCGAAGGCGGGGAGAGCTATGCTGCGGAGGCTGAAATCGGTGTCTACTTTGGTGTTTGTCATCCCGTTCATCATATGACTGACATTTTCCGGGGACCTGCCGCATTGCGTTTTGCAATGACTGCCAGATGTTGCGGCCCCGGACGGAGCCGCAACATCCGGTGATCAGAAGTGCCTAACGGCGGCTGGTTGCCGCCTTGCGGCGTCCAAGGGTTGTCAAGAGCAATCCCATGAGCATCATGGCCCCGGCAAGGAAGACGAACACCGGGTTCAGGCCTGTGCTGGCTAATGCTGCGGGACTTCCGACGGCGGCTGTGGCCGCTGCTGCAGCTGCGCCTTGGGCGCCACTCGCCGTGCCGGTGGGAGCACTCCTGGTCACCAGCGCGGCGGTAGTGATCCCGGTGGTCGGCGTCGCCGTGTCAGTGACGGTGGTGGGCGGAGCGACTACCGGCGGGTTCACCACAGGAGGCGTAACCACCGGCGGGTTCACCACAGGAGGCGTAACCACCGGCGGGTTCACTACCGGAGGCGTAACCACCGGCGGGTTCACCACAGGCGGATTCACCACCGGAGGCGTAACCACAGGAGGCGTAACCACCGGCGGATGCACGGTGCTGGTGGATTCTCCGCCAATGCCTACCGACGTTGCCCCGGTGGAGATGGGGACCGTGATAGGGAGGACCACCTGGGTACCGGAGAGGACTCCGCCATTACCCGATGTTGTAGCGCCGTTGGTTGCCCCCGCCGGGGCCGGGGTGGATGGAAGAGCAGACGTGGACGTGGCGCTTGAGTCGCCCAAGACACCCACAGCAGTGGCTCCGAGGTTAACAGGGACCGAAATCGGAGCCACTACCTGAGCGCCGGACGCGATACTCTCTCCCCCCGACGTGGTTGCCTGACCCGGGACCGCCGCTGGCACTGACGGTGCTGGGACAGGAGCTGCTGGTGTCGACGGCGCGGACACGGACGACGCTGAGGAATTCCCCAGTACGCCCACCGAGGTTGCACCCAGCGTGATGGGAACCGTCACCGGTGCAATCACTTGGGTTCCCGAACCGATGCCACCGTTGCCGTTGGTGGTGCTCGCCGGCGTCGAACTTGGTGACGGTGGCGCGGCGGGTGGGGCTGAGCTCCTCGCAGTGGAACCCCCCAGCAGACCCACTGACGACGAGCCCAGGTTTATGGGCACCGTGATCGGGGCGACAATTTGCGTTCCCGAGCCGATGCTGTTGGATCCACTGGTGCTGGCGGCAGGGACGGTAGGGCTGCTTCCCGTACCTGCGGAGTGCGCCCCGCCGGATGCAGTGGATGAAGAGTTGCCAAGAATTCCCAGAGACGTGGCATTGAGGTTGATGGGCGCTGAAACCGGCGCCACAACCTGGGTTCCTGAAAGAATCCCGTCCTTGCCACTGGTGGTGTCTGCGGCGTTGGCCGCGGTCGCGCTGAGGACAATCATGCCCCCGGCAAAGCATGTGCCCAGCAGGCACTTGCGAAGAGTGGTGTTCATGGTGATCTACTCCTGAAGGTTCAGTTTCCTGGGACGTCCCGGGGCGGGATGGTCCGTTGGACCGTCTGCCGCGATGGTTCAGCGGCGCGGAGGGGAAACTAGTCAGGAGAGGAACCGGGGTCGAAGCTGACCGGCTTGGGATGTTGTTCATTCTCGGCTGCAGCCAAGCCTGAAAGTGAATTGTTGGGAAAAACCAGGGCGCCGTTCAGTATTGCTGCGGCAGAGCTGGGCGGACCATTATGGGAGTTGCCGGATCCTGCACCGGTGGCGGCGGCAGGTACTGCCTCAAGGTCCGCAGGAAATTCCATTGGATTCTCTGTATTCGAAGCAGTGTGCTCTGCTGGGGGTATTTTGATCTCCCGCAAATCCAGAATCCTGCCAATTACAGGGGTGTCTTGGTTTGCGGAAACTGCGTTCGAAATGGACGGATTGTCTATTTTCAGCGGTGCGCCGGCGGACAAAAGTAATTGCCCGCTGGCGGAAGCGATTCCACTATCGACGTCGTTCCCATCAGGGTTTTCCCGGCCGGCTGTCAAGCCAGGCGGCACTACGGCGATATCGGGCATGAGCTGCACTCCGCCTTCGCCGGGCACTGTTGGCTGGGGCGCGATAGGAAGTGCGGGTTCTGCTGGGAGCACCACCGGCGCAGCTGGCAGAATTACAGTGTCCACTGCATCCACAACTGGCTGAAGAATCGGCGCAGTTGCCTGGTTAATGGGTGGCACCACCACCTCAATTAATTCGTCTGCTTTCCCCGTGACAGGCACCACTGCGGCCTCAACAACCTGTCCTTTGGTGCCCACCGGAAGCGCAGTGTTGACCACGGGCAGGCCCCCGATGATGCCATCCACAGCATGACCAGCCTCCTGGACCACTGGGGTGACGGCTGGCAGCGGGATCTTGACCGGACTGGTGGGTGCCAGCGCTGCAATCGGCGCTGGCAGCGAAGTCTTTGGCACGGGGACCGAGAGGCTCACTGTGGAATTCACCGTGGTTGGGGTGGTGTTCACTGCCCCGTCATCGGCACTTGCCGCGGTAGCCGAGAGGGTGAGCCAGAATACCGTTCCAGCACCCGCGACCATGACAGAGCGGAGAATGCCGGCAGCACGCGGGAACACGCGTGAAACCCCCATCTCGGACACCCCCAGGTAGTCGCGAACCAACGGTCGCCACCATCCTAAAACGCTGCCATCGAATTAGTCCATGGCTGGAAGTAAAGAAATTTCAAAACCCTATGAAAATCAGCCGCAGGTGGAGACAGAATTTTCAGAATCTCTTGTTCTGGCGCAATTCAGGGCGGTACCGTTGGCGCAATCGTAAGCAACTTACGGGATCGTGTACATCATTCTGGGGAGAAATACATGAAACGTTCGCATGTTGCCATATTGGGGGCACTCACACTCACGCTAGCAGGACCGGCAATGCCGGCGGTCGCAGCAACCACACCAGCCCAAGTCACAACGGGGTTCTCCGGATCTGCCTATGGGTCGTACATTTTCAATACCGACAAGACTCTGACCTCTGGTCCAACCGCCAGCTCCAGCATCAGTTGCACGGGTGCCACCGGGAAATCTTCCTCTAACACCGCCGCGGCATTGACTGTTCCCGCTGTAGGCAATGTAGGAGCGGCCACGACGAGTTCCAAGACACTGCTCACGACAACGGGCAAACGGATTGAAAGCCGCTCAACGATTGCGGGGACCAACCTGCTTGGTGGGCTGATTACCGCTGGCGCCATTACGTCCGAAAGCACCGCTGAAAAGGACACCACTGGAGCCAATGTCGGAACAAACAAGACAACCATCGCCGATCTGAAGGTTCTGGGCGTCGGGGTAAACGCCAACCCTGGCGCCAACACGGTGTTGGACCTGTCGGTGCCGCTGGTCGGCACAGTCGGGAAAGTCACCCTGAACGGGCAGGAAAAACGCTTAGTTAACGGCGTTTTCCAGGTATCCACAACTGCCCTTCGAGTGGAAGTCCTGAAGGTCGGGCTGCCTGGCATCAAGGCCGGGACTGACATTAGCCTTGGGGTCACTACTGCAAACCTGACAGCCCCCCAATCAGGCTATTTCACCGGTGGCGGGTTCAGCACTAAAGCATCACTTGCCAACGGACTCATCAACTCCGGACCGACAGCGCTCGCATACACTCGCTGCGGCGCCGGCACCACTTCCGCAAAGGTAGCTGGGCTCAACATCCCAGGTCTTGCAACCGCAGGAGCGGCATCCACAACGACAACTGGCGTTTTGACCCCCCAAGCCAAGAGTTCAGTTACGAACAATATCGCTGGACTGAATGTGCTGAATGGTCTCATTCAAGTCGATGCCATCAAGGCGGAGACGAGCGCTACCCTGCCAGCTGGGGCAACGGCAGCGACGCTGACGGATACCTCAACGTTCACCAATCTACGAATTGCGGGACTGCCCGCGATTAACGCCTCAGTCGCCCCCAACACAGTGGTACAAGTAGCGGGTTTGGGACGAGTTACTCTTCACAAAGTCACCAGGTCTTCGAACGCAATTGTGGTGACCATGATTGAGGTAGTGCTCAACCAGCCGATCGGCGCTTTGCCCACCGGATCCACAATTCAGATCGGATACTCGAACTCAGGCGTCGGCCTCTAGGGGCTGGCCCATGAGAATCAGTTCACCATAGCGAGACCTCAAACATAGTCGGTCCGCCCCCTGATCAGGTGGCGGACCGACTCTTTGTAGTCTGCGGATACTCGAACCATCAACTCAGGACGGGTAGGGGCCCGTCTTGCCAGGGCCGAAATCCGGAGCACCCAGAGATCCCTTGCTTTGCGCGTTTGTCTCCTGCAGCCGCTTGATGAACCAGCGGGACTGCTCCGGGCCATACGGCAGCACTGGAATAGCCTTGGTTGCGTCAGCTGGCATATCCCGGATTGATTGGGTTGCCTGCCGGACAGCGGTGCTCATGGTGTTGGCCATGGTTTTCACAAACTGATCGCTGGCGGGTTCACCGTGGCCCGGTACCAGGTGCTCATACCTGTGCCGAAGCGCAGAAATGTGCCGCAGCGCGTCAGCCCACTCTTCGGGGTACGAGTCCTCGAAGGACGGATGCGCACCCTGCTCCACCAGATCGCCCACGTAGAGCGTGGAGCTGGTCCCCACCAGCAGGTCGCCGTCCGTGTGGGCCCGGCCCAGGTAGAACAGGGTTGCGGTTACTCCGCCGAGGTCCACCAGCACGGGCTGATCATGTACCAGCGCGTTAGGTACCACTACCTCAACGGAGTCGCCTTCTGCCGCGGCCATCTCTGGTTCGATGGTGGCCACAAACCGTCGCTGGTTATCGGCGTCCTTCTCGATGGCCGCAGCACAGTTGGCGTGCGCCCAGAACTCCGTGACGCCGTCTTCGGCAAAAACCGCATTGCCGAAGAAGTGATCGTAGTGGGCGTGCGTGTTGACTACCACCAACGGCAGTTGGGTCTTTTCGCGGACTGCTGCCAGAATCTCCCGGCCCTGTCGTGGGCCGCAGCCAGTGTCGATGACCATGGCGAGTTCTGAGCCCACCACCAGGCCGGTGTTCAGTAACGACCCCTCGGTTTTCAGGACGTAGTTGTCGGGTCCGAGTTCTAGCCAAGCTGACAATTGATTCTCCGTTTACAGTGCAATCCGGCGATGTTCAGGCCTCTACTCTACCCACGGAAAGCTGGGAGCCAGCGGAACAAACGCGCACGCCGCCTTGATCTACAGAATGACGTTCATGACGTTCCAGCCGGCGCCAACGCGGTACGAGTTGGCAAAGCTACCCAAACCAGTGCCGCGGTAGAGCACCAGATCGCCGGATGCGGTACGTCCAAGGACATCCACCTTGCCGTCGCCGTCAAAGTCGCCGGGACCTTCAATTGCAGTGATGCCGTTCCAGCCCCAACCGATTTGCTTGGAAGGAAGCCAGCCACCCGAGCCATTGCCGGGATAGAGGAACAGCCCACCGGAGGAATTGCGGGCAATGATGTCAGCGTTGCCGTCACCGTTGAAGTCCCCCACGCCGTCAATAGCGGTCATGACGTCCCAGCCCCATCCAATCTGCTGGGCAGGAAGCCATCCACCCAGCCCGTTTCCGGGGTACAGCCACAACACACCGTTGCTGGCACGGGCAATGATGTCAGCGTTGCCGTCACCGTTGAAGTCGCCTGGGGCTTCGATGGCTGTCATGACGTTCCAGCCGCTACCGATCTGCTGGGCCGGAAGCCAGCCACCAGCACCGTTACCGGGGTAAAGCCACAACACACCGTTACTGGCACGGGCAATAACGTCGCTCATGCCGTCACCATTGAAGTCGCCGGCCAGCTCAATAGCGGTCATCCCGTTCCAGCCGGAACCAATCTGGTACGCCTGGCGCCACCCACCAGAGCCGTTGCCTTGGTAGAGCACCAGTGCCCCGTCCAGAGTTCGGGCCAGTACGTCCGCGGTCCCGTCACCATCAAAGTCGTTGTTCTTCTTTCCCGCACCGGCTTTGATACCTGCCCCTGAAGCCTTCAACGCCGCCGTGGCATCGATCAAGCCAGCACCACAACCGGCCGGGCATCCTGCGGGAAGGGGCCTGGACGCGTTTTTCAGTTGTTGTTCCAGCAGGGCCGGAGTCAGGTTGGCGCCTTCGGCGGAGTAGAGCAACGCGGCAATACCGGCCACGTGCGGCGCTGCCATGGACGTGCCCTGCATCCATGAGTAGGCAGGGGCTGCTGCTGTGCTGGTCCCAAAGTTGGAGGTGGACACAATGCCGTTCAGGTAATCACTGGACATGTTTCCGCCAGGGGCGGTGACATCCACAGTGCTTCCGTAGTTGGAGTAAGGTGCCCGGGCGCCGGACTTGTCACTGGCGGCCACGGTGATCACGTTCTGGCAGTTTGCCGGGCTGTATTCAGCTGCTGGGCGGTTCGAGTTGCCTGCAGCCACGATCACAGCTGCCCCAGCGTTGTGGGCGAAGTTGATGGCGTTCTGGTAGGTGGCCGAGCAAGCCCGCTTGCCGCCGAGGCTGAGGTTGATGATCTTGGCCGGGTTCTGGTTTGCAGGAACTCCGTCCACTACCCCACCGGCAGCCCACACAATCGAATCAGCGATGTCGGATGTATATCCGCCGCAGAAACTCATGGCCCTTACCGGGAGAATCTTTGCACCAGGGGCCACACCGGTGATGCCTTCTCCGTTGTTGGCCACCGCCGCAATGGTTCCGGCAACGTGAGTGCCGTGCCAGGATGACTTGTTCTCAGGGCTGCCGGCTTCACAGACCCCTGCTGGTTCCCAGTCGCCCACGTCCGTGGGGTCCGGATCCCTGCCGTCGCCGTCACGGGCATCAGCAGCATCAGAGATCATGTCGTAGCCGGGCAGAACGTTGCCATTGAGGTCCGGGTGACTGGTGATCCCTGTGTCCACCACTGCTACCACTACGCCTTCACCATGGTTGTAATTCCATGCACCGGGAATGCGCAGACCACCAACGGAGTTCCAGAGGCTCCACTGGCTGGGGTAACCGGGGTCCGTGGCGCCGGAGGCCGGGTGCATGATGGCATCAGGTTCTGCGTAAGCGATGCTCGGATCCGAACGCAGCGTCTGCGCAAAGGTCTCTGCTGCCGCAGCGGAGAGTTTTTGGCTGAGCTTGATGACATGGCCACCCGTTGCGTTCTCGCGGGTGCTCTCAGTGGCAGCTCCCAGCTTTCCGGCGGCCTTTTCAGCCGCAACGTCAACTGTTGCCTTGGCAGCTTTTGCGGCATTGTCCTTAACGCCAACAATGAATTGATCCGTGCCTGTATCGGGCTCGGGCTGAAGGACCTGTGGCTTGGAGGGAACAGTGTCGAAGTCGCCTGCGGCTGCAGGCTGGACAGCCAAGCCTCCGCAAATCAGCAGCGAGGCTACGGTCAAACCGGCAGCTCGCAGGGTGTGCATTCGGGCGTTGAGGACCATAATGAGGGCTTCCTTGGGACATCGCGCCAGAGTCGATTCTGAGCGCGGCAACTGGAGACCACCAGCTGACCCCCAGATAAGTGTAAGGGGAGACTCAGGCAGCCGTGTTGCAATGGAAAATTTATGACTCAACGCCGGGGAGCAGGACCCTGGCTGCTTTCGCCCAAGATCCTGCTCCCTGCGGTGTTACATGTCGGCCAGCGCGCCGCCGGGGTTCTCAATCGCGTCGGCCACGTACCGCAGGAAGCCTGCGGCGGTCTCGCCGTCGCACACGCGGTGGTCAAACGCGAGGGTGAGCTCGGTGATCTTTCGGACCGCCAACTCACCGCTCACTACCCAGGGTTTGTCGATGATGCGACCCACTCCAAGCATGGCAACTTCGGGGTAGTTGATGATCGCGGCCGAGCCGTCGACGCCAAACACTCCGTAGTTGTTCAACGTGAAGGTGCCGGAGCCAAGCTCCGTAGGCGTCGCTTTACCTTCACGGGCGACGGCGGTGAGTCGCCTGATCTCAGCGTCCAGTTCCCGCGCGCTCAATTTGTGGGCATTGCGGACCGACGGGACCACGAGCCCGCGATTGGTCTGGGCAGCAAAACCGAGGTTGATGCCGTCGAAGCCTACGATTTCCTGTGAGCCGTCGTGGGTTGTTTCGAACCGGGTATTCAGCGCCGGGTACTTTTTTAACCCAGCCGTGACAAAACGAGCGATGTAGGCCAAGAGGCCTGGCGTATCGTTCGGAGCGCGCTTCTTCAGGTCTGCCCGCATGTCCAGCAGCGCCGTAGCATCAACATCCACCCAGACAGTGGCTTCCGGGATCTCCGAACGGCTCTTCGCCATGTTCGCGGCAACGGCTTTCCGGACTCCTCGTACGGGTGTCCGGGCAGACACGGCCAAGCCAGTGCGACTATCAACAGCCCCCGAATCAACGGCAGGAGCAACGACAGCAGGCGCTGCGGCAAAAGGAGCCTCTGGCGCAGAGATCGCAGCTTCGATGTCCCTGCGCATGATCAGCCCACTCGCACCTGAACCCTCAATCGCGTCGAGCGAAACACCGTGATCACGAGCCATCTTGCGCACCAAGGGCGAGATGACGGCACTGAGCTTTCCCGGGATTCGCGTCCCGGCAACCGCCGGCTCCATCACCGGTTCAGCAGCTGGTTCTGGAACGGCTACTGGATTGACGACGGCGAGGCTTGCCTTGCGCGGCCGGGTACGTCCTCCTGTCGCTCCACCCGGAGTGCCATAGCCGATCAGCACGTTGCCGGAACCGGCCTTCTCCTCCGTGCGATACGTCTCCGCAGCAACCGAACCATCCGGCGCGGCGCCCCCCTTTGAAATCGAGATCAGCGGCTTGCCGACGTCGAGCGTTTGACCGGCCTCACCGTGCAGCTCGGCAACGGTGCCGGCGTATGGCGAGGGCACCTCAACCATGGACTTGGCGGTCTCAACCTCGGCGATGGGCTGGTCAACCACAATCTCGTCACCCACGGCAACGAGCCAGTTCACCAGTTCAGCCTCGGTGAGGCCCTCCCCAAGATCGGGCAGTTTAAAGACCTGCATATCTGAGCTCATGGTCAGTCCTCCCATTGAAGGTCGTCGACGGCGTCGAGGATACGGTCGACGCTCGGCAGGTAGTAGTGCTCCAGCTTGGGAGAGGGGAAAGGGACATCGAAGCCGGTCACCCGAAGAATTGGCGCGGCGAGGTAGTGGAACGCACGTTCCTGGACGCGGGCCACGATCTCGGAGGACACGGAGGCGAACCCGTGGGCTTCGGCGATCACGACGGCGCGTCCCGTCTTGCGTACGGACGCGCAGACGGTTTCGTCGTCGAAGGGGACGAGGGTGCGGACGTCGATGACTTCCAGGGACCGGCCCTCTTCTGCGGCGGCAGCTGCAGCGGCCAGCGCGGTGGGGACGGACGGGCCGTAGGCGATCAGTGTCGCGTCCGTGCCGGGACGGGCAACAGCCGCGCGGCCCTCGGTGGAGGTTCCGGCGTCGTGCTCTGCGCGCAAGGCGCCCAGGTCCACTTGGTCCTTGGACCAGTAGAGCTTCTTGGGCTCCATGAACATGACGGGATCGTCAGAATCGATGGCTTCACGCAGCATGCGATATCCGTCGGCCACTGTAGCCGGGGTGTAGACCTTCAGGCCGGCGGTGTGGGCGTAGTAGGACTCGGAGGAGTCGCAGTGGTGCTCCACTCCCCCGATGCCGCCGGCGTAGGGAACACGGATGACCATGGGCATTTTGAGCTTGCCCTTGGTGCGGTTGTGCATCTTGGCTACGTGGCTGACGATCTGCTCAAAGGCCGGGTAGGCAAAGGCATCGAACTGCATTTCGATGACCGGGCGCATGCCGTTGATGGCCATGCCCACCGCCATACCGACGATGCCGGATTCGGCCAGCGGGGTGTCAAAACAGCGCTGTTCGCCGAATTCGGCCATGAGGCCGTCGGTAATGCGGAAGACGCCGCCCAGCATTCCGACGTCCTCGCCGAAGACCAGGACGGACGGGTCGTTGCGCATGGCGTCGGCCATGGCGGTGTTGAGCGCTTTGGCCATGGTGAGGCTCTGCGGGCCGGTGGCTTCGGCAGTGGCCGCGGCAGAAGCGGCGGCGCTGGCGGTGGCTGCGCTGACATTTGCGGTGGTAGTGCCGGTGGCAGTTGTGGTGACGGTCATTTTGCGCTCTCCGTTCCGGTGTTTTCGGCGCTACCAGCGCGGGCGAGTTCGCCGGCGAGCAGTTCTGACTGCTCTTTCAGCTGCGGCGTTTGCTTGTCGAAGACGTACTTGAAGAGGTCTAGCGGCTGGACGGGAACATCTTCACCCAGGCCTTCGCGCAGCTGGGTGGCGACGGCTTCGGCGTGCTCAGCGATCCTGTTGCTGGCCTCCTCGTCAAGGAGACCCTTGTCAGTGAGGTACGACTTCATGCGTGCCAGCGGATCTTTGGCCTGCCATTCGGCAACTTCACTGTCCGGGCGGTAGCGGGTGGCGTCGTCGGCGTTGGTGTGGGCCTGCATGCGGTAGGTGTGGGCTTCGATCAGGAGCGGGCCGGATCCGTCGCGGGCCAGCTTCACGGCCCGGTCCATCACTGACAGCAACGCAACGAGGTCGTTGCCGTCCACGCGCTCACCGGCCATGCCGTAACCGACGGCCTTGTGGGCCAGCGACGGAGCCACGGACTGGTGGCTGAGCGGCACGGAGATGGCGTACTTGTTGTTCTGCACGAAGAAGATGACGGGCAGGTGGAAGACGGCGGCGAAGTTCAGGGCCTCGTGGAAGTCTCCCTCGCTGGTGGCGCCGTCGCCACACATGGCCATCACTACCGTATTCTCACCGCGCAGCTTGGCGGCGTGGGCCACACCGACGGCGTGCAGCAGCTGGGTGGTGAGCGGGGTGCACTGGATGCCGACGTTGTGCTCCGTGGGGTCGTACCCGCCGTGCCAGTCGCCGCGGAAGATGGTCATCACTTCCACGGGGTCCACCCCGCGGGTCATGACGGCTACGGCGTCACGGTAGGTGGGGAACAGCCAGTCGCCTTCACTGAGGCACATGGCGGCTGCAACCTGGCAGGCTTCCTGGCCGTGGCTTGAGGGGTAGACGGCCATACGGCCCTGCCGGACCAGCGCAGAGTTCTGATCGTTGACCCGTCGACCAATGACCAATTGCTCATAAGCGTCCATCAGATGCTGATCGCCGGGCGTGGGGTATTCGTGGCCTGGTTCAGTTCCTTGCTCGTCCCGCGAGCGAAGACTGCCGTCCGGGTTCACCATTTGGATCTGGTGCCGGGCGGGAAGCATGTAGTCCTCAACGCTGATGCCGAATTTTGTCCGAACGTCAGCAGCTTGGTCCTCTGGCACCGTTTCCGGCGCAGAGTGGTCTGCATGGATCGTCATTGGTCCGTCCTTCGATAGCCACTATGTGCTTCCAGTATGTTCTGGTGCCGGGTTTCGTATCCAGCTTTTGCGGAAATCATGGAAGCACTTAGCTGAGACACGTATTCTGAAAGACGAATTGCAAATGTGAGCTGGGTAACGCACCCTCCCGAAGACGATTTGGAGAGCAATGAGCGAGGCAGAGGCGGAGCAGACCGCCGTCCCCCTGGACACTGTGGACCAGGACATTATCAAAGAGCTGACCACAGACGGGCGCATGTCCGTTACCCAGGTGGCACAAAACGTGCACATCAGCCGCGCCCATGCCTACTCCCGGATTGCCCGGCTGACAGGCGAAGGCGTATTGACAAAATTCACGGCATTGGTGGATCCCATCAAGGCCGGCCTTAGATCATCCGCATACGTGACGCTTAAGGTTCAACAGCATTCTTGGCGTGAGTTGAAGGAGCAGTTGAGGGCCATCCCCGAGGTTCACCACATCGCCTTGGTGGGCGGCGACTTCGACGTCATCCTGTTAGTCCGCGCCACAGACAACATCCACCTCCGCCGTGTGATTTTCGACCAATTGCAGTCAATGGACGGCGTACTGGACACCCAGACTTTCCTTGTATTTGAGGATGTGGATACCCGCTAAGAGTCCACTCCCGGGTTTTGCTGGAGGGAACGGTCATTTTCGGACCCTAGAATGTCCCCGTGCCCTCCAGAAAAGTCTCCGCCACCCGAGCCTTGGGCATCGCTATCGGAACATGCTTGGTGATTTTCCTGCTGTGGCTAATTGCCGCTTTCCAGTTCTTCTACAATCCGCCTCAAGCCAAACCACACAAGACCGATGCAATTATTGTCCTGGGTGGCATGAGCAAAGAGCGGCTACCCGTGGCTGAGAAATTGCAGGCCCAGCTGGATATACCCGTCCTTGTTGTCTCGACCACAGGATTGTCGGGGAACGTTGAAGGCGATGCGCTGTGCGACGACAACGCCGATGATCCTGACCTGGTATGTTTTCGCCCCTCACCCCTCAATACCCGGGGTGAAGCCGAATCTTTGAGTGCCCTGATTGCCCAGCACAGCTGGAAGTCCGTGACCGTGGTGACGTCCAACTACCACCTCATGCGGGCAGGGACCCTCATTGAACAATGCACGTCCGCCGAGGTGCAGATGTTCGGGTCGCCTCCTGACCTTTCTGCCGGCGCATGGCTCGATCGATTTGTGGTGGAAACGGGGGGGCCTGATTGACACGTGGATGCGGCCGGAGTGTGAATAACGGTAGATACCCGTGAACGGGGGAAGCGAAGATGACAGAATCTGTCATGGCCGCAATTAGCCGAGCCGTAAGTGACGTCAACTAATTACAGCAGCCATTCCTGATAAATATTGATGCGAAAGAATTTGTAAAGTCATTGAGTTTCGCGCGGCTGGAAGTCATTCTTTTGCCATAGGTCCAAGGTCTCACCCTACGAGCCCAAGGATCCCCCATGGAAAGAATCACCTCTCCCTCCATTCCTCTCAGGTCCAGCCGGACCAGGCACCTTACGGTAAGCCTGTTGACCGCGTTCCTCCTCATTGCCGGG includes:
- a CDS encoding S8 family serine peptidase codes for the protein MVLNARMHTLRAAGLTVASLLICGGLAVQPAAAGDFDTVPSKPQVLQPEPDTGTDQFIVGVKDNAAKAAKATVDVAAEKAAGKLGAATESTRENATGGHVIKLSQKLSAAAAETFAQTLRSDPSIAYAEPDAIMHPASGATDPGYPSQWSLWNSVGGLRIPGAWNYNHGEGVVVAVVDTGITSHPDLNGNVLPGYDMISDAADARDGDGRDPDPTDVGDWEPAGVCEAGSPENKSSWHGTHVAGTIAAVANNGEGITGVAPGAKILPVRAMSFCGGYTSDIADSIVWAAGGVVDGVPANQNPAKIINLSLGGKRACSATYQNAINFAHNAGAAVIVAAGNSNRPAAEYSPANCQNVITVAASDKSGARAPYSNYGSTVDVTAPGGNMSSDYLNGIVSTSNFGTSTAAAPAYSWMQGTSMAAPHVAGIAALLYSAEGANLTPALLEQQLKNASRPLPAGCPAGCGAGLIDATAALKASGAGIKAGAGKKNNDFDGDGTADVLARTLDGALVLYQGNGSGGWRQAYQIGSGWNGMTAIELAGDFNGDGMSDVIARASNGVLWLYPGNGAGGWLPAQQIGSGWNVMTAIEAPGDFNGDGNADIIARASNGVLWLYPGNGLGGWLPAQQIGWGWDVMTAIDGVGDFNGDGNADIIARNSSGGLFLYPGNGSGGWLPSKQIGWGWNGITAIEGPGDFDGDGKVDVLGRTASGDLVLYRGTGLGSFANSYRVGAGWNVMNVIL
- a CDS encoding dihydrolipoamide acetyltransferase family protein, whose translation is MSSDMQVFKLPDLGEGLTEAELVNWLVAVGDEIVVDQPIAEVETAKSMVEVPSPYAGTVAELHGEAGQTLDVGKPLISISKGGAAPDGSVAAETYRTEEKAGSGNVLIGYGTPGGATGGRTRPRKASLAVVNPVAVPEPAAEPVMEPAVAGTRIPGKLSAVISPLVRKMARDHGVSLDAIEGSGASGLIMRRDIEAAISAPEAPFAAAPAVVAPAVDSGAVDSRTGLAVSARTPVRGVRKAVAANMAKSRSEIPEATVWVDVDATALLDMRADLKKRAPNDTPGLLAYIARFVTAGLKKYPALNTRFETTHDGSQEIVGFDGINLGFAAQTNRGLVVPSVRNAHKLSARELDAEIRRLTAVAREGKATPTELGSGTFTLNNYGVFGVDGSAAIINYPEVAMLGVGRIIDKPWVVSGELAVRKITELTLAFDHRVCDGETAAGFLRYVADAIENPGGALADM
- a CDS encoding alpha-ketoacid dehydrogenase subunit beta; this encodes MTVTTTATGTTTANVSAATASAAASAAATAEATGPQSLTMAKALNTAMADAMRNDPSVLVFGEDVGMLGGVFRITDGLMAEFGEQRCFDTPLAESGIVGMAVGMAINGMRPVIEMQFDAFAYPAFEQIVSHVAKMHNRTKGKLKMPMVIRVPYAGGIGGVEHHCDSSESYYAHTAGLKVYTPATVADGYRMLREAIDSDDPVMFMEPKKLYWSKDQVDLGALRAEHDAGTSTEGRAAVARPGTDATLIAYGPSVPTALAAAAAAAEEGRSLEVIDVRTLVPFDDETVCASVRKTGRAVVIAEAHGFASVSSEIVARVQERAFHYLAAPILRVTGFDVPFPSPKLEHYYLPSVDRILDAVDDLQWED
- the pdhA gene encoding pyruvate dehydrogenase (acetyl-transferring) E1 component subunit alpha, coding for MTIHADHSAPETVPEDQAADVRTKFGISVEDYMLPARHQIQMVNPDGSLRSRDEQGTEPGHEYPTPGDQHLMDAYEQLVIGRRVNDQNSALVRQGRMAVYPSSHGQEACQVAAAMCLSEGDWLFPTYRDAVAVMTRGVDPVEVMTIFRGDWHGGYDPTEHNVGIQCTPLTTQLLHAVGVAHAAKLRGENTVVMAMCGDGATSEGDFHEALNFAAVFHLPVIFFVQNNKYAISVPLSHQSVAPSLAHKAVGYGMAGERVDGNDLVALLSVMDRAVKLARDGSGPLLIEAHTYRMQAHTNADDATRYRPDSEVAEWQAKDPLARMKSYLTDKGLLDEEASNRIAEHAEAVATQLREGLGEDVPVQPLDLFKYVFDKQTPQLKEQSELLAGELARAGSAENTGTESAK
- a CDS encoding Lrp/AsnC family transcriptional regulator; this encodes MSEAEAEQTAVPLDTVDQDIIKELTTDGRMSVTQVAQNVHISRAHAYSRIARLTGEGVLTKFTALVDPIKAGLRSSAYVTLKVQQHSWRELKEQLRAIPEVHHIALVGGDFDVILLVRATDNIHLRRVIFDQLQSMDGVLDTQTFLVFEDVDTR